The genomic interval TTTTGCAGTTAAATGAAAATAGGAGTTTATTTTAATGGTAAACAAATGCACCCGCAGGTGTTACCATTATTTCCTTTATTTACCAAACACGTTTATTCCTATGCAACAATAATATGTAGAAATCTATTTAGTcaaagtgttatatatatatatatatatatatatatatatatatatacaaagaaagAATGAGTCATGACTCATACCTGACAAAGCAGAAAAACCGATTTACAATTTGTATTGAAATTTTACACAGTGAAATGAACAGAAGTTTAAGGAGTGACAATAAAACCGATAGTCTAAGAACATCCAGGTACCTCAGATCTGCCAACTTCACACTAAATTACCAAATGTTTAATGAAATCAATGTGTTAGATGCGGtatgaaaaaaaggaacattttaTACTCTATCCGGGACCAGGGCTCTTATTACCACCGCCTTTTTCATCTCTTCCATAGCACTATTCTCCTGAGTGACTGCCTTGATTGGTGGCGCATAGCTCATTCTGGTCGCTAGATATTGAGGAGATATGGCTCAGTTTGTTTGCTGCCctcaaattgaaaaagaaactaTAGCGGTATCATACTACAAGTCATTGCTCAATTCACTTTGCAACACCAATTTCCTCTCTTTCCAAGTCGACTAAGGCATATAAAGAACTTTTCAACAAGTATATCATAGCATTCCAAAACAAAACGTATCGTGATATCAAGACCGCTTAAAGTTTCAGCGAGAAGATGAGTAACTGCAAGATTCAACACACTCTATACAACAGACAGGTAGCGTGAAGTATATCCACATTGATTTGAAGTACTTTATAAGCCACGTTCAATTCTTTCTATTGTGGCACTATATGTTCTTTGATTCATGCTCACAAGGAAATGATGatacatgaaaatatgacaaactAATCACATAATAATAGGTCAATCTAGGCACCTTTTCTAATTTACTGGTATGGTATTGCAGCCACCGACATTCATCAAggaacaaaacttaaatgtgaaGGTCTTCATTTAAACTTCGTcggaatttaaaacaaaaactataTTGTTTGAACACATGCTCCTTTACTATAGATAAGCCCCATCGTAAGCCATTGGCAGGATCACCTTGGGGTATACAAAACACCATGGGTGGCGTATTCCACTGTTTGTTAAGGGGTCCGATTTTGCTGAGCCATAAAAAGAAATTACGGGTACATATATTACAAAGTAATTTGATGTCAAATATGTTCATGGAATTATAGACTGCTGTTAAGTTACTGGAAATACACAATTCGATGTCACTATTGCCTAAAAATAAGACGTAATGTTTAAAGGACTTAGAAGAAGAAGGaagcaacccccctccccctcacccgcCCCATAACAATTGATTGTGCGATGAACTCCACTGCGGAACTAAAGTAAAACTCAAGGACGAATTGTTCTAGTCCCACAAATGGCAAATTTTGGATGACTTtaaaatgatttgttttattaAGTAATTATGTATAAACGTTAAGTTAACTTATGTTCTGTAACAGAACTTCTTCTTTGACAGAGGTATTTGCGTTGTATATCAAGTAAAATTAGTCATAAGTTTGTAGCATATTGTGGGTACTTGCCAATACAAGTTGTACAACGCAATGAGGGAACAGAAAGATAGCTCCAGACTCTGTAAAATCTTACAAGGCCTGTCATTGGAGGCTGAAACTGACGACCCGAACTTTTGTCCAATCAGCTTGAATTTTACATCAATGTAAAGGAAATCTTGTCATTTAACATAACCCGAGAGGAGGAAGTATTGAATTTTCCATTAAAGGTGGTAATTTTGCGTTAAAAGGAAAGACCATAATATTAGTTAACGGATTACCACACAGGATGTAATTTTATAGGTGGAAAGAGACTAAAATTGTCAGCTTTCCTCTTTAAATAAAAACTGTTTATCCCGACTTAAAAAGTTTATAGCGGTTGACGAGATGGAAATTATTATCTACGATTGAAAGGAAGAAATTaaccgtgggggggggggggggcaccagctGAGATATGGCGAAAGTAAGAATAACCTCCTCAGGATAGCATATGCCTTATTTTGAATGATGTGTGCATTTGCGAGCGCATTGCACGACCCTTTAGGAATTGTTATGGAAAGTATGAGGTTCTACAGTAGATCTTACTGTAAATGTGGGTCCACATACTAAGTATGGAGTTTATCCAAACTTTGTAATGTTGTAACTGCAGTGCTTTCAAGTCAAActgccacacacacacacacgcatgacATCAATATCGCATAGATTCGTTTTTTTCCTTCGGCAACAAATAAAAAACGacaaaagggaaaacaaatatgatgtTATCTGTACAAATACTTTATTCTATTTGGTTTTCTCTATGGTCAGTTGATAGCATGAAATGATAGCATGAAATGATAGCATCAACttaaaatgtttcatgtacTTGGCAAGATGTGAAGGCTATTACCAGCATCGATCCTCTTCCGATGGCTTAATTGGTTGATGCTACATTTAAGGACGTTTTAGTCTGGATGGAATGTCGATTCTTTCACATAAAGCTACAGTAAAATAAAGGCAGCAGTCATGCATGGTGGATACCATAAGGACAAACTGAgcacattaataaataaagCTAATTATCAGGTTTTCTTTTCTATCTTGATGAATGTTACTATTACTCTGAGCACACTGAGCTGAACCGCTGTAAACTGAAGTGTAGTCTGGATGGAATGTCAATAAAGCTACAGTAAAATAAAGGCAGCATTCATGCATGGAGTGTACTATAAGGATAAACTGAGcacataaataaatgaaaagctAATCGACAGGTTTTCTTCTCTATCTTCTATGAATGTTACTATTACTCTGCAGTCTGCACACTAAGCTGAACTTCTGTTCACTGATCTCATAATTCACAGTAACTTTGTCATGATTCTGATCACATCTGATCATACATACAATGTAGTTGTAGTAACGCATGATAGCAAATTACAGTCACTCAGGGCTTATGAACATATGAACCTTCCCCATATTAGATCAGGGGCATGTAACCATGTATACCTCTGGAAAAtaaccccctcctcccccatccccaccccactggcagacaatattacaaagaatcctagtgtacagtacataaatatgtGTCATGTATCTGTTGTAAAAcctaaagagaaaaatatactTCAACATTGATTCAAAAGGTAGCACAAGTTTATCACACGTTTAGCACAAGTTTATAAAGGTAGCACAAGTGTATATTAGCAACCTCCATTTCACAATAATATTTTGCAAAGGGGAGAGGTGGCCCTCTAAATctatttcagaatattttgtgtcctaaaaatttaaattacataatatttcAGTAGTCTGTTGTATGAAACAGACCTTTGACCtgattgtttcatatttttctttctttgtttctctgTGCGATAACAGCGGACTAAATTAAAAAATGCAAGCTGTCATGTACTTAAGTAGCAATCGTTCCATTCATAATATTGATTGTGCAACCACTATGTGTGATGGTAAAATCATTGCAGCATgaaggaaagggaaaaaaatatataaatataataaaactcTAATACTACCAGGTGTTACACATTGCAAGTGTGAAAGTTACAGATTAAACACATAAATATTAATCATGATTTACTAGAACGTAAGCTCTAGAATCGTTTCTCGACCATGACTTTGTGGTCACGGGGAAGGCAAGTGAAGGCAATGGAAACGCTTTCCGAATAATCCTCTCCTTCCAGACCCTCTGCTTTACTAAAACGGTAATGTTGAAAGAGCCAGGTGAAGAGAAGAAACAACTCTGCTTTAGCCAGAGATTCTCCGAGACAAACACGTCGGCCTGTGGAGAATGGCAGGAAACCTTCCGGGTGAAGACGAACTTTACCAGTTTCATCTAGAAAGTGTTCTGAAGAGAAAGTATCGCACACATTTGTAATTGTAGCAATTGAGCTCAGTCTCATGCAGTCCTGCTATTTTCTAACCAGACCATTCTGATTGACACACTATTAGCTATTGTAATGATTTAGTGATACTTTAACAGAGTGATACAAGTTAAAAAACGAAAACCAAAGCAAATAAAGCGGTTGAAAGTCACACTCTAAAGAAAGGTAGGAACGTACCGGTTCTATCTTGgtgacacaaacacacacacacgcacaaacaCGCAAgtattctttttcatttggCAGTTTTAATGGTTTGTCCAATGCCATTCTTAAATTGACTTCATTCCTAACACAACATTGAAGAGTACTGCATACAGGACTGGTTTTACACACGAATCACCTCACACTATGTAATGGCTCGCACAAAGACTAGTGGCAGTTTTGTCTGTTTGGTAAATACCAATTGCATCGGTTCTTCAACAGTAACGTCCTTGTTTCTCATACACATTCTCACTGTTTttaaacattcatcaaataACATGTTCGCTGATCATTCATGACATCACTCCAAATGTCGTTTCTTTATCTTACCATGAAATCACCCCCAAAATTCATAATTtcctcattttcttttcttttcttgtatttttattcttcttgaAATAATCTATTGGAGTTTCAGTTATGTTTTAATGATTGCAGACAAAGTTACTTCCATATTTCAGAAGCTTTTTGTTATACCTGGTTTAAATTTCTCGGGCTCATCCCACAGCTTTCCATCGTAATGCATGGAGTAGAGATTGACGAGAACCCACGTGTCTCCTGGGATGTCATACCCACCTTTTACGGCAGAGATTAGAAAAAGAAGGTATCGATAGAAGTTAAAACTTCTTGGGTGGTGGTTGAAATGGCGATTACATAAAGAAATCGTTAATAGGTATCTTGCAAATAGGTAATAACTTTCAACAAAACATTTGCAGCCATTCAAATGTAACATTTGCAGTGCTTTGCCATTTTCAAATCTTTGTAACTTATAGAGCAAGGGGTGATGGAGATGAGGGAAGAGGAGTACCAACACTACCCAAGGGGGACTTTAATAGTTAAGTTACCActctcctccccctccaatTATATATTGAAGAAAcaaatcttaaaaaataatatttcttgaaaattgctTCACAAGAAACCAAAACGTCGGAAATACACTATAGGCCCTGTCTTTACAAGCAAGAAGATAAATACATGCTCTCCAAACAGAATGTCtagaattattttctttttgacgTAGTTCTCTTTAAGAAAACAAGAAACTAACTCCCCAAAACACATGATTGTTACTGTGTTGTTTACATATTGTCATCAGGATATGAGCTATTGTAACAAACCACACAGAGACATGTTTCATTAAAAACTAACAAATCGACTCCAAGGATCAGACACTTCACAGTTCCCACATTTTATGAgtttttaataatatatcacAGAATAGACAACCTTTACAATAAATGGTGTTAATGTGACAGAAATGTATAAAGAGGTCCTCTGTAGAGGTAGAAAGCAATCAGTCATTACCTATTTCTACATCTTTGGATGTTGCATGAGGTACTGACATAGGTAAAATAGATCCGAACCTCATGACCTCATACAAGGTTGCTGTGGTGTAGGTAAGTTTCTCACGATCATCTAGTGAGGGCAGTCTATCTCTTCCGACAACTCTATCCATTTCTTCGCCAACTTTTTCCTGAATGTCGGGATACTGGCAGAGGAGCATCACACACCAATGCATGGTGAAGATGGAGGTGTCTGTACCAGCTGAAGTCAAAtgatagagaaaaaaaatgaataaaggaGAAAACATTCACTAAATCTGAAGTTAAAGTGACTACAAATGGAGTTTCACATGATCAACCTAAAGCATGATGCAAGTGTTAGGGGATGATCACATGACACATTAAAGTTTGCAGGTTTCAGAAATTAATAAGAGACAAAGATCAAACTGAGAAGGACCATGTGGAACTTGCTGATAAGTTTTGCCCATCGCATCGTACACAGAACACTGACAATCTCTGAGCCATCCAATGTAGACAGTTAACCATTTCAAGCAACATGTCCAAAGAAGATATGTCTCACTTTAATAGAGGATCTTCTGGTGGCCAAAGTTTATTGCTTAGCAAAAATTGTTGAATTTTTCTGCATCTTAAAGTCCAGTCACATCTCACTGGATTGCAATAACGGAGAGGGAACGAAGACAAAAAATGGCACTCCGTTGATGTACGTTAGTATCCGTTTAGTATGCGGTTCTCCTCCGTCCGTCTACGTTTCATTACCAGGAGGGTCCGGTTTGTCCGGTGTCGATTTTGAACATGCACAAAACTTGGAACGGACATCCACCGAAAAATGTCTCCGTTATTTATTCGTTACTAATCCGTTAAGCTTCCGTTTGATCAGTTTCTCCTGCGTTTTGTTCGTTCTGTATGCGTTTGGCATACTGTATTTCTCCGTTCGTCTCTGGTTATTGCTATTGCTCACCGGATCATTAACGGACAAAGAACGGATGAAACGTAGAAGTACAGTACCTATACCGTATATTCGACGGACGCTAACGTAGAAATAACGGAAGTGCAAAGGAATAGAACTGACAATGAACAGATAGGTAACGGACGTTACACGGAAGAAACGGAAGAACTCAGGCCAGGAACGTATAACAGACGGACATAGAACGGAGATGAAGCGTACCTCCACCTTGTCCACTCCAAGCGTCCCACGCCTCATTCTGCTCCTATAACCTCTACCGTCAACACCTACATCATGGACCCTTCAGAAAGATTCAAGCTTCAGACCATAGTGCCAGCTTTACAAGCACAGATGCTTATCATTGAAGCCAACATCAAGACCAATAAACGagtcaagaagagaaggaagagaCGTGCTCGGCGTAAATGCTGGTCTAGGGCCTTGCTAGGTCCACAGAGAAGACGGCAGTTTGGTCTTTATGACCAACTAATGCAGGAGCTGTGAATGGAAGACCAAAATCTTCCGTCAACTTCATGAGGATGCCCCCTGATTTTGAGGCACTCCGGAGGCCCAGGTCTTAGACCGTTTCTTCTTCGTTGCTAGTCCGGTATGTCCGTTACTTTTCTGGTACTCCTacgttttgtatgttctttatccGTTAATTGTCCGTTGTAAATTCGTTACTATCCTTTGGTGTTTGTTAGTTCGTTCGTTGTTCTTCCGTTGTTCATCCGTTGTTCGTCCGTTGCTGTCCGTCCCTTGTACGTTTGTAATCCGTTTTCACCGTTGAACGTCCGGTACGTTGCAACCCCCAGATGCATGCGCGACAACTTTTGCCAACGGAAATAACCGGATGACTGTTTTTCGCGCGTACTCTTGTCCGTTcgtgcaatccggtgagatgtgactgggccTTTAAGGTCAAAACCATTGTAGttgcaaagatatgaatttttcatatttgatatttttcagcAAAAGTAGaataaatgatgtcatcagggaaGCTGGATATATCCTTTGTTTTTCCTTATAATAATTTGGTCATTTGCCAGAGCTGCATCACAACCATGTTCCTACTTTTAAAACTTTGTGGCTTATGTTGTTTTCTCTCGATGCGAAAAATCAGATATGTGTATAATTTggtaaaatgttgtttttgcataattttttggttttatctATCATTAATATGAGAAACCTCTGGACTATATCTTTTCAGATAAAATTCAAATTGAACAGTAACTGTATTATCACACACAAACTTGAAATCATTCAAATACTAATGAACAGTTAGTATTTTACTAAATATATCTGATTTTCCCAAACAACTTGCTGGGCCTTCCAAAAATGATAGTACAATTATTGAATCCAATTGAACAGAAaagatttaaaatattttcaaaaaatttaGAAAGTACTTTGAACTTGTAACAAAAACATGGAGTACTTTTTGATTATTTACATTGAAGCATGTTATATAAGTCTTTGTCCAACATTCCTTGAGGTGTCTGAATGTAAAGATGAATGGAAGCACAAATCTGTAGCATTAAAGTGTATTAAAGAGAGAATGAATAGTGACCATTGAACACATCCGAGACAGTCTGTTTGATGTGAGTGTCTGTGATTTGGTTCATGTCTTCTTTTCCCTCTCTCTTCATCTCCTCCTTGTAGTGAAAGAGCATCTCGATGAGATCCTTAGGCTCACCTGAAAGTACACACCAATTTTGTGAGAAAGATGTCAGCCTGCATACAAAATGCCAGTGAAAACACAACACAACAATTTTAACTAAAACAGGGCACGATTTCACCAACGGCACCGACAGCAAGTTGCCTTCTGTGTCCTTACCACTTGCCGCAGTGCCCCTACAATGACTCACGACGGCCCTTACAATGACTCATGACAGCCCTTACAATGACTCACGACGGCCCTTACAATGACTCACGACGGCCCTTACAATGACTCATGACAGCCCTTACAATGACTCACGACGGCCCTTACAATGACTCACGAAGGCCCTTACAATGACTCACGACGGCCCTTTCAATGACTCACGACGGCCCTTACAATGACTCACGATGGCCCTTACAATGACTCATGACGGCCCTTACAATGAATCACGACGGCCCTTACAATGACTCCCGACGGCCCTTAAAGGACTGGATCAGTTGTCattcatgtttatgttatatgaaagaggacaatcaaagaaacacaatggtgaaaaactgttcaaatatcttttttgaTTAAAGAGATagtcaagtgtaaagttttatcagattgtgtagaaactgctgaaatctgactagctgtgatgtcacatcctcacattcctgaaaagcctttgtttttttttctctaaatattttgtgagatttcatgactttcaaccaaaagatatgtcaggagatctcaaatttgtcaaaggaagtatttgagattaaacatctgaagaatttttgattatattattaaagttgaaggtttacagtcttgtatgaggccaatgcctcctcacatgactttacaacttaacccctggtcattggtaacttgtcacacccacacaccaaagtgtgcacaattcaatcaatctctcctggggcaccacagtgcaccacaaccacgtgtcccccgggggacttcccatagggtgcagccacaaaccggcgcaagCAACtacatttacaagttacctcgcaggtccccatttatacacctgggtgaagagaggcaatggagataaagcgccttgcccaaggacacaacgcaatgatctggccagggctcgaacctgtaatccttagatcacaagtccactgccttaaccacttgaccactatgccttattttcatatgtgttaaaaaatgtaaataatttttaaagaaatatattcacaaatgttattagtgaggatgtgacatcacaccctcacagttagtctttctacaccagtcgtttcaaagaaattttgaaatcttcaaagtgtcgtatctccttaacagagcatgctatcatggtcgcttcttcacttttctttttgtgctctttcatacaaaatagacatgtcaaacacctgaaccaatcctttaaaatGACTCATGACGGCCCTTACAATGACTCACGATGGTCCTTACTATGACTCACGACGGCCCTTACCAGGACTCATGAAGGCCCTTAGAATGACTCATGACAGCCCTTACAATGACTCAcgacaaaaaattaaaaaattatgtgACTTAATCCTGGTAAAATGTATATAGTGCATGGATTGGTACAAAGTTACAACGTAACGCAAAACACAGATTAGTTATAACACCTTAtcattttgtgtaaaagtaagttggcatGACGTTccgattctagcaggatcttcttcaaaggctaaaattTTAGCcattttagcctttgaagaagatcctgctaggatcgaaacgccaggccaacttacttttacacattctcatacacaggctctctagtggataagcagtttgctaacagttttattttattttggcctAATCATTTTGACAGTTGAAGTTTAATACCTCCATCGTATTTTGCTCTATGCTCTATAATCTCTTCTTCGATCTTTCCAAGAAATTCTGCCGACAATTCTCTCAAGTCTCTCGCCCTCTTGGTTGGGATGTGGATGAACATGGGAATGAAATCAGCTATCAGACCTTTGCCACCAATATCAAGAAACCTCCGACTCAGTTCCATCCAATGAGCAATGTCTGGACCATTAAATTCATACCTAAAAGCAAGACAATTTTTGgccaaaactttaaaaaaatctagaaacatttaaataataacTTAATATTACTCTCTCACCTTAAGTACTCCTaaattacaaaagaataaaacaaacctGGTTTACCATAAAATTGGAGTATTTTACGAGTTTAAGCAAACACAAGGTTAATTTTGTCATAAAAGTAAACCCATCTGAAACATAGGTTGTGTGATAGAGAAGCCGTCCAAAGTGTTTTTGTTATGCATTAGTACACTAGCTTAATATAGCTACTGTATTTTGTGATATTAGTAAGCTACTTAAGTAACATACACTGTTACATTGTTTAGACCTTTTGTCTCAGTTAATACTAAGTTAGTAACAACTTGTTAGTCCTCTGTTTATAACTGCCCTATATCACGCAGTGTTCTACTATTCAACCAAAGAAATATGGCAACCCTACGGATGGTTACCATTGAGATATGAAAAAACTTCTGTGACAAACCAGCAGTAAACTCTAGAAGATATTTATTTCGACACTAGTCAACAATAGCGTTGTAATAATTCATGGCACAAGACACAAAATTTCAACACTTAAAGTGTCCCAAAATAATTTTCTGCAGTTTCTTTCTTCAATAGAAGTAATGCACTGACTTAATTTAATGACTTCATTTGAGTCCAAAAAATCATTCATAATAACACTTGTAATTAAACCTTAAAACAAAGTGACATTTTACAAGTCTGGTCAAGAATCGTCATTAGAGtaataagtaaaatattaaaaattctttGTAACTTACTGTTTACCAAAACACATGGTTGCAAGAATGTTGTAGATGCAAGAACCAAGTAACGGTTTTGGGTCAAACGCTTTCGACTGATTCTCATCTAGGCTTGTGATCATGCCTGGCAGAACAGAATAGACAAGTTTCTCAAAATGTTCATTGTTCCCTATGGCAAGAGATCTGAAAATTAAGTTCATACGAGATGTGCTTAACTTCTTAAATCAATTTAAGAAGTTGATTACTGCTAAAACTGACTGGAAGCAAAGCAAGTTTTTCAAAACTTGGATTTGCCAaaaagaaaattttcaacaattaTGGTGAATATTACAATTTCTAGTTTTCTccacatttcaaaatttctggAGAATCTTCAAGAGGTTTACACGGTGCTTTTTATTATGCAACACCCGTAAGTCATAACTCAATGCACCTAATATGATCGTTTAGTATGTAAAACATGAAACCAGATAATGCCAGACAATGTCCAAATAAATATGGAGAAAAAGTTCAATCTCACGTCAGCAGGAATAGAAATTGATGAGACTTTCAAATATGACGTTTTGAAATATTGATGTCTGTAAAGATGGAAGAAATTGACTTTAGCGAACTAAATACAAAATTGCCAGATAGAAGCtttagtcaggtggcttagcaactttaacgttaccggccggacaaaagtaccaaatttggcatggagtttcttttcgacctatctatcgattttatccgtggaacccacttgatCGGCTCCgattttccaagatggcggccaaaatccaagatggccgccagaaaaaaggaaatgtcatatatctggctgtaaaaatcagaaatgaacaaatgaggggtcaattcaggtgttttggggtcactgaaacagataaTGGTCATGACACGTTGCTTGGGTCAcccatttccaagatggcggccaataTAACAGAAAATGCATTTGTTGTCACTGTTAAAGGTCAGTGGAAGTGTAGACTTGACTTTGGAGATTCTGATTCCTTCTGATTAGTATTGAAAATCCAACCACCAGACTGACTTTTAGTCGATGCAGTGTGAAAATTAGACAGATTTACTATCACGTAATGTTTTTGTGACGTCGAGGGGGGAAGCAAAGGATAATgcaaaatttacatttcaaaactcTGCCACTTAAGAACGCCGAATCTGATTTGAATGAAAAGCTACAGaattttgaagaatatataGATGCAAGCATTCATTGactttgaagaaaacattaACTTGAACTTTTCACCTATGGAGGAAGAAATATCAGCAATTACTGTGTAAACTCAATAGCGACATTCATTTCGTTCCCCTCTTGACGTCAACGGACCCGGATATTTAATTTAGGTAACACAAAAACGAAATGAGTTTGAAACTCAAAATTCGATATTTGGGGTTATGAAATACACTCTTTTCATCTACGTAAGTTTCAAATCAATCCGCTGCACTTAAAGTGACCTTAAAAAATGTAAGTTTACACTTCCACTGACCTTTAAGTACATATTGGAAGTATTCGGGAATTCTGTCTACAATGTTTCAATACGATGTTTCTTTACCAGACAGTTCACAGTCGATGTACACTATTTGGATGAACATGTGCATCGACAAAGAGATGTGCAAGGCATCTGGCCAaccctcctctttgattctacgaagggagtcaccaatctgagtatacacccccgaagggcgtgtcgcctttggccggttattggaaaaggatccgggccagtggtgGCAAAAAGAAACCCACCCAGAACCTAACAAAAAGGGCAAAGGGAAACGAAGGATTCTCAAACGCAACGAAAACACCTTTCaaaggagaaagcgcagtttagATGGAAGGTGGACCAAACCAAGCCCACCGCTCAATGGTATCTTTTACAGGACGgtccttttgacaaggtttggtttgcgctctccccaaatgaaatcaaaaatgatcctctccaatctCACCAAGGTATGATTCGGTgcagcgatcaccgtaccaggataccaaaggagaggaagAATAAAACGAttaacaactgtaaccttcccagggagggagagccacctccgactgaatgtgtcgagccttgcctccacctgatcagccttctcggcccaagtggtggcctccggggcaccgtaacctagccagatgccatttaccctgatcatgacatctgaccaagtagcatcgaatGGGAGGGATTGGCCGCACCAACCTCCTTAACGCAGCCTTTTGGTCTTTGACTTGTtaagtctggcaccagtagcctcttggaaggtggccaaaaccttcgataaagacttgaaggaggcgaggtccTACACAATataagtgacgtcatcggcatattgcacgcttgtaactctagccccacccggtacattGAAGGGTTGAAAAcccaagcatctgtccagcgaggtactgatCGTTccgctgaagagaacatacaacaacggggagaggggacaaccctgacggactccaCTTCAAACCGGGGAGGGACCAGAAGTTAATCCGTTAACATTGACCATGCTCGAGACGTCCTTATATAGTAACGAGACCCaacgaataaacactgagttcaatccgaaggactctGAAGGat from Apostichopus japonicus isolate 1M-3 chromosome 19, ASM3797524v1, whole genome shotgun sequence carries:
- the LOC139960133 gene encoding steroid 17-alpha-hydroxylase/17,20 lyase-like encodes the protein MLNFVESSGAVNNGTSIALVTAATFIVGIWVWSQQKPSKNFPPGPKGWPVIGNILEFASGKPPYVLFMDYAEKYGDIFSLRIGQRWTVVLNGSCTIKEALVKKAVEFANRPNTFSLETITEGGTDILGGQYTQPSWKLHRKLVLSAFRSLAIGNNEHFEKLVYSVLPGMITSLDENQSKAFDPKPLLGSCIYNILATMCFGKQYEFNGPDIAHWMELSRRFLDIGGKGLIADFIPMFIHIPTKRARDLRELSAEFLGKIEEEIIEHRAKYDGGEPKDLIEMLFHYKEEMKREGKEDMNQITDTHIKQTVSDVFNAGTDTSIFTMHWCVMLLCQYPDIQEKVGEEMDRVVGRDRLPSLDDREKLTYTTATLYEVMRFGSILPMSVPHATSKDVEIGGYDIPGDTWVLVNLYSMHYDGKLWDEPEKFKPEHFLDETGKVRLHPEGFLPFSTGRRVCLGESLAKAELFLLFTWLFQHYRFSKAEGLEGEDYSESVSIAFTCLPRDHKVMVEKRF